The Streptomyces sp. NBC_01197 genome window below encodes:
- a CDS encoding GlxA family transcriptional regulator has protein sequence MPRPYRVAVIATPPVSMFNLAVPEMIFEKAEVDGVPGYETTICAPEPGPVATTGGLDIQVRHGLEAVLRADTVIIAGAGLRQDFDPRTLDAIRTAATAGKRIAAICSGAFLLAEAGLLDGRPVTTHWQNGEELTRRYPSVSLQSDVLYVQDGRILTASGYAASLDLCLHIVRTDHGAAIANEVARRALVAPVRPGGQAQSTDTPLPPERGVSFAETRAWIMQHLDEPLTLSDLARHAGVSIRTLSRRFLAETGVSPLQWLLHQRIERARELLETTKLPMDRVAAASGLGTADSMRRHLARRTGLTPSAYRTSFSRLATVR, from the coding sequence AATCTGGCCGTCCCGGAGATGATCTTCGAGAAGGCCGAGGTGGACGGCGTGCCCGGGTACGAGACCACCATCTGCGCCCCCGAGCCCGGCCCGGTCGCCACCACCGGAGGGCTGGACATCCAGGTGCGCCACGGCCTCGAAGCCGTCTTGCGGGCCGATACGGTGATCATCGCGGGCGCCGGGCTGCGCCAGGATTTCGACCCGCGCACGCTCGACGCGATCCGCACCGCGGCCACCGCGGGCAAGCGGATCGCCGCCATCTGCTCCGGCGCGTTCCTGCTGGCCGAGGCCGGTCTGCTCGACGGGCGCCCGGTGACCACGCACTGGCAGAACGGCGAGGAGCTGACCCGCCGTTACCCCTCGGTCAGCCTGCAGAGCGACGTCCTCTACGTCCAGGACGGGCGGATCCTGACGGCTTCCGGTTACGCGGCCAGTCTCGACCTCTGCCTGCATATCGTCCGCACCGACCACGGGGCGGCCATCGCCAATGAGGTGGCCAGACGTGCCCTGGTCGCCCCCGTGCGGCCGGGCGGGCAGGCACAGTCCACCGATACCCCGCTGCCGCCCGAACGCGGCGTCTCCTTCGCCGAGACCCGCGCCTGGATCATGCAGCACCTGGATGAGCCCCTGACCCTCTCCGATCTCGCCCGGCACGCGGGCGTCTCCATCCGTACGCTCTCCCGCAGGTTTCTGGCGGAGACAGGGGTCAGCCCCCTTCAGTGGCTGCTTCACCAGCGGATCGAGCGGGCCCGTGAACTCCTGGAGACCACGAAGCTCCCGATGGACCGGGTCGCCGCCGCCAGCGGTCTGGGCACGGCCGACTCGATGCGCCGGCACCTCGCCCGGCGCACCGGCCTCACCCCCAGCGCCTACCGGACCTCCTTCAGCCGTCTTGCAACCGTGCGGTGA
- a CDS encoding GNAT family N-acetyltransferase, protein MTSVALIRPARPEDIDTIAALHAAARATYYEGRIPVEEYASAEVHAQVREGWVGAIGRQDGGVLCAEVAGIVAGVASFRVFNGGMTLMQFHVDPARWSRGIGGALHDAVVAAWQRDAVPEARLEVYEHNLRAQRFYARHGWLPYEPAVSDPDRAHVSLRLAIPAVRVRS, encoded by the coding sequence ATGACGTCCGTTGCTCTGATCCGCCCGGCGCGCCCGGAGGACATCGACACCATCGCGGCGCTCCACGCGGCGGCCCGTGCCACGTACTACGAAGGCCGGATACCGGTCGAGGAGTACGCGAGCGCCGAGGTGCACGCGCAGGTGCGGGAGGGCTGGGTCGGCGCGATCGGCCGGCAGGACGGCGGGGTGCTCTGCGCCGAGGTGGCGGGCATCGTCGCCGGGGTCGCGTCGTTCCGGGTCTTCAACGGGGGCATGACCCTCATGCAGTTCCACGTCGACCCGGCCCGCTGGAGCCGGGGGATCGGTGGCGCCCTGCACGACGCGGTCGTGGCGGCCTGGCAGCGGGACGCGGTGCCCGAGGCCCGGCTCGAAGTGTACGAACACAATCTGCGCGCCCAGCGGTTCTACGCCCGCCACGGATGGCTGCCGTACGAGCCGGCGGTCAGTGACCCTGACAGGGCGCACGTCTCGCTGCGGCTGGCGATCCCGGCCGTGCGGGTCCGGAGCTGA
- a CDS encoding enoyl-CoA hydratase-related protein, translating to MHILLVASAFNSLTQRVHAELRDHGHTVAVAIALPDPARHDATLREAVRRHRPELIVAPLLKTAVPEDIWTAHTCLIVHPGPAGDRGPSSLDWAIQEGVTRWGVTVLQAGAVMDAGDVWATAECPVPPVGKSDLYRNEISDAALRAVLLAVERFASGTYSPEPQQSEPRQPEPRRPVRQGSIGTRPYMRQEQRRIDWRADSTTAVVRKLRAADSNPGVRDELLGGEWFLHGGHPEDGLRGRAGELLATRSGAVCRATADGAVWIPELRPRRVPGQPPTYKLPAVSALGDRLPELPELPAPLRPDGDCRTWSDIRYREEGRTGFLTFSFPGGAMSTAQCERLLAAYRTAIARPTSVLVLGGGRDFFSNGIHLNVIEAATDPAAESWANISAMDDLVEAVLTTTDRLVVSAVGGNAAAGGAMLALAADEVWCRAGAVLNPHYRLMGLYGSEYWTRTLPRRAGADVAGELMRRALPVSAAAGQRIGLVDRIVECAPQDFPAAVARLAAFLASSSGAQSRAAAKKAELEREEAVRPLAAYREDELARMARTFGDPDAPYHALRRAFVHKLPLPGTPEHLDIHRPGQPGAAPGDGA from the coding sequence GTGCACATCCTGCTCGTCGCGAGTGCCTTCAACAGCCTGACCCAGCGCGTACACGCCGAGCTGCGGGACCATGGCCACACGGTGGCCGTCGCCATCGCGCTGCCCGACCCGGCCCGGCACGACGCGACGCTGCGGGAGGCCGTCCGCCGCCACCGGCCCGAGCTGATCGTCGCCCCGCTGCTGAAGACGGCCGTCCCGGAGGACATCTGGACCGCGCACACCTGCCTCATCGTGCATCCGGGGCCTGCCGGTGACCGGGGCCCCTCCTCCCTGGACTGGGCGATCCAGGAGGGCGTGACCCGGTGGGGGGTCACGGTCCTGCAGGCCGGCGCGGTCATGGACGCCGGTGACGTCTGGGCCACCGCGGAGTGCCCGGTGCCCCCGGTGGGCAAGAGCGATCTCTACCGCAACGAGATCTCCGACGCGGCGCTGCGGGCCGTGCTGCTGGCCGTGGAGCGCTTCGCGTCAGGCACGTACTCCCCCGAACCGCAGCAGTCAGAACCGCGGCAGCCCGAGCCCCGGCGGCCGGTGCGGCAGGGCAGCATCGGCACCCGGCCCTATATGCGGCAGGAGCAGCGGCGGATCGACTGGCGGGCGGATTCCACCACGGCGGTGGTACGCAAGCTGCGCGCCGCCGACTCGAACCCCGGAGTACGGGACGAACTGCTCGGCGGTGAGTGGTTCCTGCACGGCGGCCACCCCGAGGACGGGCTGCGCGGCCGGGCGGGTGAGCTGCTGGCCACCCGGTCGGGCGCCGTCTGCCGGGCGACGGCCGACGGAGCGGTGTGGATCCCGGAACTGCGGCCCCGGCGCGTGCCCGGGCAGCCGCCCACGTACAAACTGCCCGCCGTCAGCGCGCTCGGCGACCGGCTCCCGGAACTGCCCGAACTCCCCGCGCCCCTGCGGCCGGACGGGGACTGCCGCACCTGGAGCGACATCCGGTACCGGGAGGAGGGTCGGACCGGGTTCCTGACGTTCTCCTTCCCCGGCGGCGCGATGAGTACGGCGCAGTGCGAGCGGCTGCTCGCCGCGTACCGGACCGCCATCGCCCGGCCCACTTCGGTCCTGGTGCTGGGCGGCGGCCGGGACTTCTTCAGCAACGGCATCCATCTCAACGTGATCGAGGCGGCCACCGATCCGGCGGCGGAGTCCTGGGCCAACATCAGCGCCATGGACGACCTGGTGGAGGCCGTTCTGACGACCACCGACCGTCTGGTGGTCTCCGCTGTGGGCGGCAACGCCGCCGCGGGGGGAGCCATGCTGGCCCTGGCGGCGGACGAGGTCTGGTGCAGGGCGGGCGCGGTGCTGAACCCGCACTACCGGCTGATGGGCCTGTACGGATCCGAGTACTGGACCCGCACCCTGCCGCGCCGGGCGGGAGCGGATGTCGCCGGGGAGCTGATGCGGCGGGCGCTGCCGGTCAGCGCTGCCGCCGGGCAGCGCATCGGTCTGGTGGACCGGATCGTCGAGTGCGCCCCACAGGACTTCCCGGCCGCGGTCGCCCGGCTCGCGGCGTTCCTCGCGTCGTCCTCCGGCGCGCAGTCGCGGGCGGCGGCCAAGAAGGCGGAGCTGGAGCGCGAGGAGGCCGTCAGGCCGCTGGCGGCCTACCGGGAGGACGAACTGGCGCGGATGGCCCGCACCTTCGGCGATCCGGACGCGCCATACCACGCGCTGCGACGTGCGTTCGTGCACAAACTGCCACTGCCCGGAACACCTGAGCACCTCGACATCCACCGGCCGGGACAGCCGGGGGCGGCGCCGGGTGACGGGGCATGA
- a CDS encoding ferredoxin has protein sequence MRVTADREVCVGAGLCALTAPEVFDQDDDGVVTVLAGEPGDKDRAAAREAGMLCPSGAVRVDE, from the coding sequence ATGCGTGTGACGGCCGACCGGGAGGTCTGTGTGGGAGCGGGCCTGTGCGCGCTGACGGCGCCCGAGGTCTTCGACCAGGACGACGACGGTGTCGTGACGGTGCTGGCCGGCGAGCCCGGCGACAAGGACCGCGCCGCGGCGCGTGAGGCCGGGATGCTCTGCCCGTCGGGCGCGGTGCGCGTCGACGAGTAG
- a CDS encoding cytochrome P450 produces MTETVTTPSSGAPAFPSDRTCPYQLPDQYNDLRGREGALQRVTLYDGRQAWLVTRYETARKLLADPRLSSDRTHVAFPATSERVTSFRDRRPAFIGLDPPEHGPKRRMTISEFTVRRIKGMRAEVEEIVHGFLDEMIASGPPADLVSQFALPVPSMVICRLLGVPYAEHDFFQDASRRLIQSPDAAGTRAARDELESYLGGLVDSLRGESRPGLLSTLVTEQLEKGTIDREELVSTAILLLVAGHETTASMTSLSVITLLEHPDQYAALRSDPSLVPGAVEELLRYLAIADIGGARIATADIDVEGQCIRAGEGVIVTNSIANRDSSVFADPDTFDVRREARHHLAFGYGVHQCLGQNLARLELEVILTALFDRLPNLRLAVPVDRLTLRPGTTIQGVNQLPVTW; encoded by the coding sequence ATGACCGAGACCGTTACCACGCCCTCATCAGGCGCCCCCGCCTTTCCCAGCGACCGCACCTGTCCCTACCAACTGCCCGACCAGTACAACGACCTCCGAGGACGGGAGGGGGCACTGCAGCGGGTCACCCTCTACGACGGCCGGCAGGCCTGGCTGGTGACCAGGTACGAGACGGCGCGGAAGCTGCTGGCCGACCCCCGGCTGTCGTCCGACCGGACGCACGTCGCCTTCCCTGCCACCTCCGAGCGGGTGACCAGCTTCCGGGACCGCCGGCCGGCCTTCATCGGCCTGGACCCGCCCGAGCACGGGCCGAAGCGGCGCATGACCATCAGCGAGTTCACCGTCCGGCGCATCAAGGGCATGCGGGCCGAGGTCGAGGAGATCGTGCACGGCTTCCTGGACGAGATGATCGCCTCCGGGCCGCCCGCCGACCTCGTCAGCCAGTTCGCGCTGCCCGTACCGTCCATGGTGATCTGCCGGCTGCTCGGCGTGCCCTACGCGGAACATGACTTCTTCCAGGACGCCAGCAGGCGGCTGATCCAGTCCCCTGACGCGGCCGGGACACGTGCTGCCCGGGACGAGCTGGAGAGCTATCTGGGCGGCCTGGTGGACTCCTTGCGCGGCGAGTCCCGGCCGGGCCTGCTCAGCACCCTGGTCACGGAGCAGCTGGAGAAGGGCACGATCGACCGCGAGGAGCTGGTGTCGACCGCCATCCTGCTGCTCGTGGCCGGCCACGAGACCACGGCGTCGATGACCTCACTCAGCGTCATCACCCTGCTCGAACACCCCGACCAGTACGCCGCGTTGCGCTCCGACCCGTCGCTGGTGCCGGGTGCGGTGGAGGAACTGCTGCGCTATCTGGCGATCGCGGACATCGGCGGAGCGCGTATCGCGACAGCTGACATCGATGTCGAGGGGCAGTGCATCAGGGCGGGCGAGGGCGTCATCGTCACCAACTCCATCGCCAACCGCGACAGTTCGGTCTTCGCCGACCCGGACACCTTCGACGTGCGGCGCGAAGCCCGCCACCATCTGGCGTTCGGCTACGGGGTGCACCAGTGCCTCGGCCAGAACCTGGCCCGCCTCGAACTGGAGGTCATCCTCACGGCGCTGTTCGACCGGCTGCCGAACCTGCGGCTCGCGGTGCCGGTGGACCGGTTGACACTGCGTCCTGGTACGACGATCCAGGGCGTCAACCAACTCCCGGTCACCTGGTGA
- a CDS encoding TetR/AcrR family transcriptional regulator, producing the protein MPPTNGEAPDRSTGDHRRNPRRRGEELEKAILTAVLDELAEVGYAGLTMERVAVRARTGKAALYRRWPGRAELVIDACAARRLTDADLPDTGALRTDVVAVLRQLSAKFATSHGDILRGLLTEAMHDPEFARLVRERVGPAGPGPIQSVLLRAAARGEIEPWVPGSRRATVAVDLLRNHYLLYGAPVPEEVITEIVDDVYLPLLLAPPGTPPADPPAPTPDGMTEAPGE; encoded by the coding sequence ATGCCTCCAACCAACGGGGAAGCGCCGGACCGGTCGACCGGTGACCATCGCAGAAACCCTCGCCGCCGGGGCGAGGAGCTGGAAAAAGCCATCCTGACGGCGGTCCTCGACGAACTCGCCGAGGTCGGTTACGCCGGACTGACGATGGAGCGCGTGGCCGTAAGGGCCCGCACCGGCAAGGCCGCCCTCTACCGCCGGTGGCCCGGCCGCGCCGAACTCGTCATCGACGCCTGCGCGGCCCGCCGCCTGACCGATGCCGATCTGCCCGACACCGGCGCCCTGCGCACCGACGTGGTCGCCGTACTGCGGCAACTTTCCGCCAAGTTCGCCACCTCGCACGGCGACATCCTCCGCGGCCTGCTCACGGAGGCCATGCACGATCCCGAGTTCGCCCGGCTGGTCCGCGAACGGGTCGGGCCCGCAGGCCCGGGGCCGATCCAGAGTGTCCTGTTACGGGCTGCCGCACGTGGCGAGATCGAGCCGTGGGTGCCCGGGTCACGGCGGGCCACGGTGGCGGTCGACCTGCTCCGCAACCACTATCTGCTCTACGGGGCCCCGGTCCCGGAGGAGGTCATCACGGAGATCGTCGACGATGTCTACCTCCCCCTCCTGCTGGCTCCGCCGGGCACCCCGCCGGCCGACCCCCCGGCCCCGACGCCGGACGGCATGACGGAAGCACCCGGAGAGTGA
- a CDS encoding DsbA family oxidoreductase — MRVEIWSDIACPWCYVGKARFEKALAGFPHRDQVEVVHRSFELDPGRAKGDAAPVLEMLSKKYGLSMEQAQEAENNIAANAGAEGLGYRTEGRDHGNTFDMHRLLHLAKEQGRQDELIGLLYRANFADERSVFNGDAYLVELAVEAGLDADAVRAVLADPAAYADDVRADEREAAELGANGVPFFVLDRAFGVSGAQPAEVFTEALGQAWGAKPRLAGFGGDGEVCGPDGCDVPATGDRA; from the coding sequence ATGCGCGTCGAGATCTGGAGCGACATCGCCTGCCCCTGGTGCTACGTGGGCAAGGCCCGGTTCGAGAAGGCCCTCGCCGGTTTCCCGCACCGTGACCAGGTCGAGGTGGTGCACCGTTCCTTCGAGCTCGACCCGGGGCGGGCCAAGGGCGATGCGGCGCCCGTCCTCGAGATGCTCAGCAAGAAGTACGGGCTGAGCATGGAGCAGGCGCAGGAGGCCGAGAACAACATCGCCGCCAATGCCGGTGCCGAGGGGCTCGGCTACCGCACGGAGGGCCGTGACCACGGGAACACCTTCGACATGCACCGGCTGCTGCACCTCGCCAAGGAGCAGGGCCGCCAGGACGAGCTGATCGGGCTGCTCTACCGGGCGAACTTCGCGGACGAGCGGTCCGTCTTCAACGGGGACGCGTATCTGGTGGAGCTGGCGGTGGAGGCCGGGCTCGACGCCGACGCGGTCCGCGCGGTGCTCGCCGATCCCGCCGCCTACGCCGACGACGTACGGGCGGATGAGCGCGAGGCGGCTGAACTCGGTGCGAACGGCGTGCCCTTCTTCGTCCTCGACCGGGCCTTCGGCGTGTCCGGTGCCCAGCCCGCCGAGGTCTTCACCGAGGCGCTCGGCCAGGCCTGGGGCGCCAAGCCCCGGTTGGCGGGGTTCGGCGGGGACGGCGAGGTCTGCGGCCCGGACGGCTGCGACGTCCCGGCGACGGGCGACCGGGCCTGA
- a CDS encoding serine hydrolase domain-containing protein, with product MSSVNPAGGAADTARPAGLLAAGRERRVYSAAAWSVGTADGPLDRGWTGTRSWTGPGLDGGELWDLASVTKPVAGLAVMALADAGALALTDTVGAHLPEYRGGDKAHLTLHQLLTHTSGLPGRVPLYRESPTRRALLDAVRGLPPAAPPGARVQYSSQGFILLGLIAEAAAGRPLDQLVAELVCAPLGMTDTGFTPDAAGRARAVATEDCPWRGRVVTGEVHDENAAVLGGVAAHAGLFATLGDMERLGRSLAGGGRELLRPATFALMTAGHTDGLAQRRGLAWQGQDPVGSPVGDSFGPASYGHTGFTGTSLWVDPATGRYAVLLTNRVHPSRDGDGITAVRRAFHDAAHRLDGR from the coding sequence ATGAGCAGCGTGAATCCGGCAGGGGGCGCGGCGGACACCGCCCGGCCGGCCGGGCTGCTTGCCGCCGGGCGGGAGCGCCGGGTGTACTCGGCGGCCGCCTGGTCGGTCGGCACGGCCGACGGTCCGCTGGACCGGGGCTGGACCGGCACCAGGAGCTGGACGGGTCCCGGGCTCGACGGCGGCGAACTGTGGGATCTCGCATCCGTGACGAAGCCGGTCGCGGGCCTCGCGGTGATGGCCCTGGCCGATGCGGGCGCCCTCGCGCTCACCGACACCGTCGGCGCGCATCTGCCGGAGTACCGGGGCGGCGACAAGGCCCACCTGACCCTCCATCAACTGCTCACGCACACCTCGGGACTGCCCGGCCGGGTACCGCTCTACCGGGAGAGCCCGACGCGTAGGGCACTGCTGGACGCGGTACGGGGGCTGCCGCCGGCCGCTCCACCGGGCGCCCGTGTCCAGTACTCCTCGCAGGGGTTCATCCTGCTCGGGCTGATCGCGGAGGCCGCTGCCGGGCGCCCGCTGGACCAACTGGTGGCGGAACTGGTCTGCGCACCCCTGGGGATGACGGACACCGGTTTCACCCCGGACGCGGCGGGCCGGGCGCGCGCGGTGGCCACCGAGGACTGCCCGTGGCGCGGCCGGGTGGTGACCGGCGAGGTGCACGACGAGAACGCCGCGGTGCTCGGCGGGGTGGCCGCCCACGCCGGCCTGTTCGCCACCCTGGGCGACATGGAACGGCTGGGCAGATCACTGGCGGGCGGCGGCCGGGAACTGCTGCGCCCCGCGACGTTCGCCCTGATGACAGCGGGCCACACGGACGGCCTCGCCCAGCGCAGAGGGCTCGCCTGGCAGGGCCAGGACCCGGTCGGCTCCCCCGTCGGCGACTCCTTCGGGCCCGCCTCGTACGGGCACACGGGTTTCACGGGCACGAGCCTGTGGGTCGACCCGGCGACCGGACGGTACGCGGTACTGCTCACCAACCGGGTGCATCCCAGCCGGGACGGGGACGGCATCACAGCGGTGCGCCGCGCCTTCCACGACGCGGCGCACAGACTCGACGGGAGGTGA
- a CDS encoding IclR family transcriptional regulator has product MPNTVNTRSSEQEPGKGPVDKAMEVLEALVQAGGPHRLGELARRTGLTKPTVHRHLRTMAEYGFAEPAEGGSYRAGPRLLGLAAAALDTGDDLRLVRPALADLRTRTGQLAYYAVRHRATAVHLEQSEPVRGYRMGTRPGGETPLYCTAAGLAMLSALPEPEVTEVLEETALTAHTSRTLTGPDAIRAELRRTAERGYAVDDEYHEQDVRAVAAPVTDGDGRVVGAIGISGLTFTLDPESAGLFGPMVRAAARTVSAGLGSSGPALGVVGRRTARDGDRT; this is encoded by the coding sequence ATGCCGAACACCGTCAACACCCGATCGAGCGAGCAGGAGCCCGGGAAGGGCCCCGTCGACAAAGCGATGGAGGTACTGGAGGCACTGGTACAGGCGGGCGGCCCGCACCGGCTGGGCGAGCTCGCGCGGCGCACCGGTCTCACCAAACCGACGGTCCACCGCCATCTGCGGACGATGGCCGAGTACGGCTTCGCAGAGCCGGCGGAGGGCGGCAGTTACCGCGCGGGACCCCGGCTGCTCGGCCTGGCCGCGGCCGCGCTGGACACCGGGGACGATCTCCGGCTGGTCCGCCCGGCGCTGGCCGATCTGCGCACCCGCACCGGACAGCTCGCGTACTACGCGGTACGGCACCGGGCCACCGCCGTGCACCTGGAGCAGTCGGAACCGGTGCGCGGCTACCGGATGGGCACCCGCCCGGGCGGCGAGACCCCGCTGTACTGCACCGCGGCGGGTCTGGCGATGCTCTCCGCGCTGCCGGAGCCGGAGGTGACGGAGGTACTCGAAGAGACCGCGCTCACCGCGCACACCTCCCGTACGCTCACCGGACCGGACGCGATCCGGGCCGAGTTGCGGCGTACGGCTGAGCGTGGTTACGCGGTCGACGACGAGTACCACGAGCAGGACGTCCGCGCGGTGGCCGCGCCGGTGACGGACGGGGACGGACGAGTCGTGGGCGCGATCGGCATCTCCGGGCTGACGTTCACCCTTGATCCGGAGAGCGCCGGGCTGTTCGGGCCGATGGTGCGCGCTGCGGCCCGCACGGTCTCGGCCGGCCTCGGCAGCAGCGGCCCCGCGCTGGGCGTCGTCGGCCGCAGGACGGCGCGCGACGGTGACCGGACATGA
- a CDS encoding ABC transporter substrate-binding protein, with protein sequence MERIRQGWAVDRNHPSRRDVVRLGGLLIPAVAAPALLTGCGANPASSAGNVLRVSQPGDATTMDPQKQGDMVSMNALINMFDTLTTRGGDNKLHPRLALSWTARSARTWRFRLRPGVAFHNGEPCDAAAVKFSIERLLDPATKSPIVELRYVKSVSVVDRLTVDVHTTLHDPILPDKLSLFGGVVVPPRYIARVGDEGFAGHPVGTGPFTFVSWQRDHQLRMRANPRHWQGRPSVDGLVFSPAPNPSSSLAALQSGGVDLVAGLTPDAAQQLDGYTGVTLDSYPGIRTSYLSLNTLDGGPLGDHRVRQALNHAIDVPLLIKAVLGGKAREVPAMIPRGAFGFDPSVKPFARSAAKARALLAEAGYPHGFSTTLTASNVDSNVAEALSGLLARAGVHARVALLDPGTYAARLTSDDHSALGPMYLAASTVWTLDGESMLQSVVRSDRRQSRWHSKEADRLIDAEELSVDPAERARAFSDLQRLMREEAPFVFLYQLDNILARNARPRWKPGVVGSLAMQNAEVTV encoded by the coding sequence ATGGAACGAATACGTCAGGGGTGGGCCGTGGACCGCAACCACCCGTCCCGCCGCGACGTGGTGCGGCTCGGCGGTCTGCTCATTCCGGCCGTCGCCGCCCCGGCTCTTCTGACGGGGTGTGGTGCCAACCCCGCGAGCAGCGCCGGCAATGTCCTGCGGGTCTCGCAGCCCGGCGACGCCACGACCATGGACCCGCAGAAGCAGGGCGACATGGTGTCGATGAACGCCCTGATCAACATGTTCGACACGCTCACCACCCGGGGCGGCGACAACAAGCTGCACCCGCGCCTGGCACTCTCCTGGACGGCCCGCTCCGCGCGGACCTGGCGGTTCCGGCTGCGCCCCGGTGTGGCCTTCCACAACGGTGAGCCCTGCGACGCCGCCGCCGTGAAGTTCAGCATCGAGCGGCTGCTCGACCCGGCGACCAAGTCGCCCATCGTCGAGCTGCGTTATGTGAAGAGCGTGAGCGTCGTCGACCGGCTCACCGTGGACGTGCACACCACGCTGCACGACCCGATCCTGCCCGACAAGCTCTCCCTGTTCGGCGGTGTGGTCGTCCCGCCGCGTTACATCGCGCGGGTCGGGGACGAGGGATTCGCCGGCCACCCCGTCGGCACCGGCCCGTTCACCTTCGTCAGCTGGCAGCGCGACCACCAGCTGCGGATGCGGGCCAACCCCCGGCACTGGCAGGGCAGGCCGAGCGTGGACGGGCTGGTCTTCAGCCCGGCGCCCAACCCCTCCTCCTCGCTCGCGGCCCTGCAGAGCGGCGGCGTCGACCTCGTCGCCGGGCTGACCCCCGACGCCGCCCAGCAGCTGGACGGATACACCGGGGTCACGCTGGACAGCTACCCCGGCATCCGCACCTCGTACCTCTCGCTGAACACCCTGGACGGCGGCCCGCTGGGCGACCACCGGGTGCGGCAGGCGCTCAACCACGCGATCGACGTCCCGCTGCTGATCAAGGCGGTGCTGGGCGGCAAGGCCCGGGAGGTCCCCGCGATGATCCCGCGCGGCGCCTTCGGCTTCGACCCGTCGGTCAAGCCCTTCGCCCGCTCGGCGGCGAAGGCCCGCGCGCTGCTCGCCGAAGCGGGATACCCGCACGGCTTCTCCACCACACTCACCGCGTCCAACGTCGACTCCAACGTCGCCGAAGCGCTGTCCGGACTCCTCGCCCGGGCCGGGGTGCACGCCCGAGTCGCCCTCCTCGACCCCGGTACGTACGCGGCCCGGCTCACCTCCGACGACCACAGCGCGCTCGGCCCGATGTATCTGGCGGCGAGCACCGTCTGGACCCTCGACGGCGAGAGCATGCTCCAGTCCGTCGTGCGCAGCGACCGCAGGCAGAGCAGGTGGCACTCCAAGGAGGCCGACCGGCTCATCGACGCCGAGGAGCTCTCGGTCGACCCCGCCGAACGCGCCCGCGCCTTCTCCGACCTCCAGCGGCTGATGCGCGAGGAGGCGCCCTTCGTCTTCCTCTACCAGCTCGACAACATCCTCGCCCGCAACGCGCGGCCCCGGTGGAAACCGGGCGTCGTGGGCTCGCTGGCCATGCAGAACGCGGAGGTCACGGTATGA
- a CDS encoding ABC transporter permease, with protein MSDLSLREPDVRTPGPARRTVRDRTGLLRGVLVRLGTALLVLLCTATVSFFLVRLSGDPVKQLLPPDATAHQDAVLRASLGLNRPLLTQYLDFLQGLPRLDFGNSLFYNEPVRTVLADRLPATLQLAGAALVVTLVIAVPAGIFAAMRRGRASDRGVMTGVLLGQSTPPFWVGILLILVFAVGLHALPASGYGTFANLVLPAVTLAVYSVAVVARLLRSSLIDVLSSDHIRTARAKGFGPLKVVLRHGLRNASLPVITVVGLEVGSLLGGAILTEQVFSWPGVGQLTIEAISKRDFPLVQATVLFFAATFVVVNLLVDLSYSFLDPRVRSTK; from the coding sequence ATGAGCGACCTGTCCCTCCGGGAACCGGACGTGCGAACGCCCGGCCCGGCCCGCCGCACCGTCCGCGACCGGACCGGGCTGCTGCGCGGCGTCCTGGTGCGGCTCGGCACCGCGCTGCTCGTCCTGCTGTGCACGGCGACCGTCTCGTTCTTCCTGGTCCGGCTCTCCGGCGACCCCGTCAAACAGCTGCTCCCGCCGGACGCCACCGCACACCAGGATGCCGTGCTGCGGGCGAGCCTCGGACTGAACAGGCCGCTGCTCACCCAGTACCTGGACTTCCTCCAGGGGCTGCCCCGCCTCGACTTCGGGAACTCCCTCTTCTACAACGAACCGGTCAGGACCGTCCTGGCCGACCGGCTGCCCGCGACCCTCCAACTCGCGGGCGCCGCACTGGTGGTGACCCTGGTCATCGCGGTGCCGGCCGGGATCTTCGCCGCCATGCGGCGCGGCCGGGCCTCCGACCGCGGCGTGATGACCGGAGTGCTGCTCGGGCAGTCCACACCGCCCTTCTGGGTCGGCATCCTGCTCATCCTCGTCTTCGCGGTGGGACTGCACGCCCTTCCGGCGTCCGGATACGGCACCTTCGCCAACCTCGTACTCCCGGCGGTCACGCTCGCCGTCTACTCCGTCGCGGTGGTCGCCCGGCTGCTGCGGTCCTCGCTGATCGATGTGCTCTCCTCCGACCACATCCGTACCGCGAGGGCCAAGGGGTTCGGCCCGCTCAAGGTGGTGCTCAGGCACGGGCTGCGCAACGCGTCGCTGCCCGTGATCACGGTGGTCGGCCTCGAAGTGGGCAGTCTGCTCGGCGGCGCGATCCTCACCGAACAGGTCTTCTCCTGGCCCGGCGTCGGACAACTGACGATCGAGGCCATCTCCAAACGCGACTTCCCGCTGGTCCAGGCAACGGTGCTCTTCTTCGCCGCCACCTTCGTCGTGGTGAACCTGCTGGTGGACCTCTCGTACAGCTTCCTCGACCCGAGGGTGAGGTCAACCAAGTGA